Proteins encoded in a region of the Tumebacillus sp. BK434 genome:
- a CDS encoding chromate transporter yields MFRNLLEILLVSTKLGLTSFGGPVAHLGYFHNEYIKRRRWMDERSYVDLVALCQFLPGPASSQVGIGIGLMRAGLLGGLVAWIGFTLPSVLMLILFALLLQGNPVADSGWLHGLKIVAVAIVAQAIWGMGRSLAPDRSRATIAILATVVSLAWPSVLTQVVIIAVAGVLGWFLFRQNMNIDIPQINVPVSRGVAVTALLLFFTLLVSLPMISSLTDSQTVSMFDNFYRSGSLVFGGGHVVLPLLEREVVLTGWVSHEDFLAGYGATQAVPGPLFTFAAYLGAMINGWSGALLATVAIFLPAFLLVVGVLPFWDALRRKSQVQGALLAINASVVGILIAAFYTPIWTSSILAPLDFALAAVLFGMLVHWKLPPWVIVLAGALSGFLIG; encoded by the coding sequence ATGTTTCGTAACCTGCTTGAAATCTTGTTGGTATCGACAAAGCTAGGACTGACTTCGTTCGGTGGCCCGGTCGCTCATCTAGGCTATTTTCATAATGAATACATCAAGCGCCGTCGCTGGATGGACGAGCGCAGTTACGTCGATCTCGTGGCGCTCTGTCAGTTCTTGCCCGGCCCGGCCAGTTCGCAGGTTGGCATCGGTATAGGTCTGATGCGGGCGGGTCTGCTCGGCGGTTTGGTAGCGTGGATCGGGTTTACTCTGCCTTCTGTGCTCATGCTGATCCTGTTCGCGCTCCTGCTCCAAGGCAATCCGGTGGCAGATAGCGGATGGCTGCACGGCCTGAAAATCGTCGCCGTCGCCATCGTTGCACAAGCGATCTGGGGCATGGGACGCTCGCTCGCCCCTGACCGGAGCCGTGCAACCATCGCCATCCTCGCAACCGTGGTATCGCTCGCTTGGCCCAGTGTTCTGACCCAAGTCGTAATCATTGCCGTCGCGGGAGTTCTGGGCTGGTTCCTCTTCAGGCAGAACATGAACATCGACATCCCCCAGATAAACGTGCCTGTTTCACGTGGTGTAGCCGTAACAGCACTGCTTCTCTTCTTCACTCTGCTGGTCTCGCTTCCGATGATAAGTTCCCTCACCGACAGCCAGACGGTCTCGATGTTCGACAACTTCTACCGATCCGGCTCGCTTGTCTTCGGCGGCGGACATGTGGTGCTGCCCCTGCTTGAACGGGAAGTCGTGCTCACCGGCTGGGTTAGCCATGAGGACTTCCTCGCCGGATATGGTGCGACGCAGGCGGTGCCGGGCCCGTTGTTCACCTTTGCCGCGTATCTCGGCGCGATGATCAACGGGTGGTCAGGAGCCTTGCTCGCGACGGTGGCGATCTTCCTCCCCGCGTTCCTGCTGGTCGTCGGTGTCCTGCCATTCTGGGACGCGCTGCGCCGCAAATCGCAGGTGCAAGGAGCTCTGCTCGCGATCAACGCCTCCGTGGTCGGCATCCTCATCGCCGCCTTCTATACGCCGATCTGGACGAGCTCAATCCTCGCCCCGCTCGACTTCGCACTCGCCGCCGTCTTGTTCGGGATGCTCGTCCATTGGAAGCTTCCGCCGTGGGTGATTGTTCTGGCCGGGGCGCTCAGCGGGTTTTTGATTGGGTAA
- a CDS encoding TOMM precursor leader peptide-binding protein: protein MYVELIGDILCKGEDLIFIDPFERKAFQIFGEDAKVLKRVVPLFTGTLTVSRIAQILDLDVQMLYEVTRLLESHKIVTLKEKVNSKIVLTTQSLPDSVLEAIQLQEELVDVCQIKSPHQISETDDLIVAIDFDSNYDFFHGIQKKSFHHKTPWFKVSLQEPHLLLGPFFFPDGGPCYTCSRTRIQTNTKFNSASEMFGGYGQIEKLIYPFVVRELLKFIKTNARITLFEREAVINLSQYEVDTYRVLRIPNCPSCQEQEASV from the coding sequence TTGTACGTTGAACTGATCGGAGATATTCTTTGTAAGGGTGAAGATTTGATATTTATTGATCCGTTTGAGCGGAAAGCCTTTCAAATATTCGGCGAAGATGCAAAAGTTTTGAAAAGAGTGGTCCCGCTTTTCACGGGAACACTAACCGTTTCCAGGATTGCGCAGATTTTAGATCTCGATGTACAAATGCTATATGAAGTTACTCGTTTGTTGGAGTCCCATAAAATCGTAACTTTAAAGGAAAAAGTCAACTCGAAGATTGTGCTGACTACACAATCCTTGCCTGATTCAGTTTTGGAAGCCATTCAGCTGCAAGAAGAACTCGTTGATGTTTGCCAGATCAAATCACCTCATCAAATTTCGGAAACTGACGATCTAATCGTTGCTATAGATTTTGATAGTAACTACGACTTTTTCCACGGAATTCAAAAAAAGTCGTTCCACCATAAAACTCCCTGGTTCAAAGTCTCGTTGCAAGAGCCGCATCTCTTGTTGGGACCATTTTTCTTTCCGGACGGAGGACCCTGTTATACCTGCAGCCGTACTCGAATTCAAACTAACACAAAATTTAACTCCGCTTCAGAAATGTTTGGCGGTTACGGTCAAATCGAAAAACTGATCTATCCTTTTGTAGTTCGGGAACTTTTAAAATTTATTAAAACGAACGCTAGAATCACATTATTCGAGAGGGAAGCAGTAATAAATTTGTCGCAGTATGAAGTTGATACGTATCGCGTACTGCGAATTCCGAACTGTCCGAGTTGTCAGGAACAGGAGGCCTCTGTATGA
- a CDS encoding YcaO-like family protein, with the protein MNVEVLLSEIVHSRGGLIRTLTRVHSPFLSPLTYSYVALISPLDGSSEEIAGSGFSLMKGNSQMSAVGEAIERYSATIYVESQLIRSTYEELTVQGVDPTVFCRYHEEQYLQLSEVRSVDHQTPIYWTKGKRVRTGEEAWLPFETVYLKIPAIKPFRDVISTGLACGSSLEQALTSGLLECIERDAFMLFWTLGMVRAQVNVTSIDDSYLLQLLKVAREANVELSVYDISQPEFPVTTILTVLKFKGRRGFYLGCAAHLNSPTAIRKSMEEAISGGTAFFERIYQHGMNVPDHYQEIRTLEDHTAYYLSGALDEILCELIPEQLDCYIPDQCTTFEEVVDVLERQGHPVYSAELTTADVKELGMNVIRIVTPTLVFLPVGPTMLQCERLQEKCEKASRPMNLLPHPFP; encoded by the coding sequence ATGAATGTTGAAGTGTTATTAAGCGAGATCGTGCATTCAAGAGGCGGATTGATACGAACATTGACTCGAGTCCACTCTCCTTTTCTTTCGCCACTAACGTATAGTTATGTGGCGCTTATTTCTCCACTCGATGGTTCAAGTGAAGAGATTGCCGGCTCAGGCTTTTCCTTGATGAAGGGAAACTCACAGATGTCTGCTGTAGGGGAAGCTATAGAGCGCTACAGTGCAACCATTTATGTGGAGTCTCAACTGATTCGATCCACTTACGAGGAACTTACCGTTCAAGGGGTTGATCCCACAGTTTTTTGCAGGTATCACGAAGAGCAATATCTTCAATTATCAGAGGTTCGCTCAGTTGATCATCAAACACCAATATACTGGACAAAGGGTAAACGAGTTCGAACCGGAGAGGAAGCATGGCTTCCATTTGAGACTGTGTATTTGAAAATCCCGGCTATCAAACCTTTTCGCGATGTGATTTCAACAGGTCTAGCCTGCGGAAGTTCACTAGAGCAGGCTTTGACAAGTGGCTTATTAGAATGCATAGAGCGTGATGCCTTTATGTTATTTTGGACACTGGGTATGGTACGTGCTCAAGTAAATGTGACATCGATAGACGATTCTTATCTCCTTCAGTTGTTGAAAGTAGCCCGTGAAGCCAATGTCGAACTGTCTGTCTATGATATTTCTCAACCGGAATTTCCCGTCACCACAATCTTAACTGTATTAAAATTCAAGGGGCGCCGGGGATTTTACCTTGGCTGTGCAGCACATCTCAATTCCCCTACGGCGATTCGAAAGTCAATGGAAGAAGCGATTAGCGGTGGAACAGCGTTTTTTGAAAGAATTTATCAACACGGGATGAACGTACCCGACCATTATCAGGAGATTCGAACGTTGGAGGATCATACTGCCTATTACTTATCTGGCGCTTTGGATGAAATTCTTTGCGAATTGATCCCTGAACAGTTGGATTGCTACATACCTGACCAATGTACAACATTTGAAGAAGTTGTCGATGTGCTCGAACGGCAAGGACATCCCGTATATTCTGCCGAATTGACCACAGCAGATGTTAAAGAGCTTGGGATGAATGTGATTCGAATCGTAACACCGACACTCGTTTTTCTACCGGTGGGGCCAACCATGTTGCAGTGTGAGAGGTTGCAAGAGAAATGCGAGAAAGCCAGCCGACCTATGAATTTGCTCCCGCATCCGTTTCCATAA
- a CDS encoding SagB/ThcOx family dehydrogenase: MYLDENKLVHLFHSNSSYYPAIGKHAPTKYYQATSISKNYPAHPFDLQPETDCKTRFPSIGSIREYSKCPMQKSTMFTILQNSFCVRNAHSTTPSAGALLPIELYLVLLNVDQAEAGYYHYHREMQSLTYIKEVHGDLPFLTPVNQFAKSASFLIIMTGNLTSMILKYGARAYRYALLECGHIGQNVSLNSELCDAGSCAIGGFHDDLLSETLNLGPDEFPLYLYSVGIKSSE, translated from the coding sequence ATGTATCTAGACGAGAACAAATTGGTACATCTTTTTCACTCAAATTCCAGTTATTATCCTGCAATAGGAAAACATGCGCCAACAAAATATTATCAAGCCACCTCCATAAGCAAAAATTACCCGGCACATCCATTTGATCTGCAGCCGGAAACGGATTGCAAAACTCGCTTCCCAAGCATTGGTTCGATAAGAGAATATAGTAAGTGCCCAATGCAAAAATCTACCATGTTTACTATCTTGCAAAATTCCTTCTGTGTACGAAATGCTCACTCTACCACACCATCGGCCGGTGCGTTACTTCCGATAGAATTGTATCTGGTTCTGCTCAATGTGGACCAAGCAGAGGCGGGCTATTATCATTACCATCGTGAAATGCAAAGTTTGACATATATAAAAGAAGTTCACGGTGATCTTCCATTTCTTACACCGGTCAATCAATTTGCGAAATCCGCTTCTTTCTTGATTATCATGACTGGAAATCTCACATCGATGATCTTGAAGTACGGAGCAAGAGCCTATCGCTATGCGTTGTTGGAGTGTGGGCATATCGGACAAAACGTGTCACTGAACAGCGAACTGTGCGATGCCGGTTCTTGTGCGATTGGAGGGTTTCATGATGACTTGTTATCGGAGACCCTTAACTTGGGACCGGATGAATTTCCTCTGTACTTATATAGCGTTGGGATAAAATCGAGTGAGTAA
- a CDS encoding MFS transporter, protein MVKPSRQVVFQVWKQYPAFARFQYSNILTGFTSWGAFLAMLVLLNEITDNGFEFGLLWAVSGIVPMIFNFFSGVWIDRIDVKKSMVIVEILHAVAYFGFVFVPMLDGYKAWALFLLLRFFTGVLQQFNATARQTVIPDIIKKEDLTVANSLNYTITSAIRLSGASLGGILLTVTGMNALWVVNGAAFFVSAWLLYSASKNFETERKVSLKKNFGEDFKAGLQLSQKNVWVRMVLTAGVTCGVMIGSFNLMLQQYVSEIYRVDHYGLSVLYVVEGIVSVLIGYWLANSKFMFKKRVTSGYVYALWGLTWVLFGFSQNLWIGALCLALYGLVGAFNVPYERLTMQTEVPAEFRGRVFGLWGSLTTLSIQIGAFLTGVIMTELGTTYVPVVIGLLEVAFGLYFVATVRRNERQGPIQIEQVYKT, encoded by the coding sequence ATGGTGAAACCAAGTAGACAAGTTGTTTTTCAAGTGTGGAAACAGTATCCGGCTTTTGCAAGGTTCCAATATTCAAATATCCTGACGGGTTTCACAAGTTGGGGTGCATTTTTGGCGATGCTTGTCCTGCTCAATGAGATTACGGACAACGGCTTTGAATTTGGATTGTTGTGGGCCGTGAGCGGCATTGTGCCGATGATCTTCAACTTTTTTTCCGGTGTTTGGATCGATCGGATCGATGTCAAAAAAAGCATGGTCATCGTTGAGATCTTGCATGCGGTTGCGTACTTCGGGTTTGTGTTCGTCCCGATGTTGGATGGGTACAAAGCGTGGGCGCTGTTTCTGTTGCTCCGCTTTTTCACTGGCGTATTGCAGCAGTTTAACGCTACGGCTCGCCAGACAGTGATTCCTGACATTATCAAAAAAGAGGACCTCACCGTTGCCAACTCTTTAAATTACACGATCACCAGCGCGATTCGATTGTCAGGCGCTTCTTTGGGCGGCATCTTGTTAACGGTAACCGGCATGAATGCGCTTTGGGTTGTTAACGGGGCTGCCTTTTTCGTTTCCGCTTGGTTGTTATACAGCGCAAGCAAGAATTTTGAAACGGAACGCAAAGTGAGCTTGAAGAAAAACTTTGGCGAAGATTTTAAAGCCGGATTACAGTTGTCCCAAAAAAATGTGTGGGTGCGAATGGTGCTTACGGCGGGGGTCACATGCGGTGTGATGATCGGGTCGTTTAACCTGATGCTGCAGCAGTATGTTTCTGAGATCTATCGTGTGGACCATTACGGACTCAGCGTCTTGTACGTCGTGGAAGGTATCGTCTCTGTACTCATCGGATATTGGTTGGCGAACAGCAAATTTATGTTTAAAAAACGTGTGACCAGCGGTTATGTATACGCGCTTTGGGGACTGACTTGGGTGTTGTTCGGCTTCTCGCAAAATCTTTGGATCGGTGCTCTGTGTTTGGCGCTATATGGACTGGTAGGAGCTTTTAATGTTCCGTATGAGCGGCTGACGATGCAGACAGAGGTGCCTGCAGAATTTAGAGGACGAGTTTTTGGATTATGGGGATCACTGACTACCCTTTCGATCCAAATTGGTGCATTTCTCACCGGGGTCATTATGACAGAGCTGGGAACAACGTACGTGCCAGTCGTCATCGGCTTGCTGGAGGTGGCTTTCGGGCTCTACTTTGTAGCAACTGTGCGTAGAAATGAAAGACAGGGACCGATTCAGATTGAACAAGTATATAAGACATGA
- a CDS encoding non-ribosomal peptide synthetase, translated as MNHLEKELTIQRKEHRDTGTLSSIQHRMWFIDQLQPGHPMYNTFRAMRLQGELDLAALTRSLEVIVERHEMLRAAYRSDDGVPVQVIASELQPQLAILDLSAVAEAEREAQLERMVTEVARRPFDLREGPVFTFTLFKLAEREHVLVFIIHHIIFDGWSLGVFCKELCALYSAFATGQEPQLAELPIQYPDYAVWHNQFMESAVVAAQLDFWKQHLEGAPPFLKLPTDRPRPAVQTFDGVRYSHVLPPALVEQLKSLRQEAGVTMNTALLAAYNVLLYRYSGQQDIVVGSPVAGRNQEETHGLIGCFVNTVALRTQLSGEMSFRDLLSHVDQSARASYANGELPFDKLVEELQQERDPSYSPVFQVMFLSERDFTKGREMPGLSLTQYVIDNKTAKTDLTLWISQEDRGLVAKFEYNTDLFDELTIVRMAQHFEQLLEAAVADPERSIATLPLLSEAEQRQVVYEWNETATEVPPVCLHHLFEAQAARTPHHVAAIYGEETMTYAQLEARANQLAHQLRALGVAPDVPVGLCLERSLDMVVALIGILKAGGAYLPLDTDAPTARMRQVLEDAQAPVCVAHSSLMARLPEGVVSYVLMDRDAHLLAERPTTAPVVAVTPDHLVSIYYTSGSTGKPKGVSSTHQGWVNRMIWMQRAYQLEAQETVLQKTTLTFDDAACEFYWPLMVGARIALLEPGLHKDPRAILDAAIRYQAAFLTFVPSMLALFVDAVTPEDRERLQCLRHVGSSGEALRSDLVRSFQERIGCSLHNTWGATEVSIDSTIHTCTEADAFEAEIVSVGRPIDNNRCYVLDEHLQPVPLGVAGDLYLAGIGLARDYLNDPERTREAFLPDPFFPGERMYKTGDRGYLRKDGCIMFLGRRDDQVKVRGQRVELAEIEAVLATHPSLQICAVVAFKRQDGYRLAAYYVLRDAEQTTAEALRAYLAERLPDYMVPWRFLLLEQMPTTISGKIDRKQLPDPGDDRPDLQTDFIEPSTAVEQQIAAVWQEILGVDRVGLADSFFHLGGHSLHATRIISRINREFQTRLPLRVFFEEPTIGGLARRVEQEQSSAGSRNEQGIPRLPRQAAYELSNAQQRLWFQYQYDAEHAYGFTLPYLIEGPLCRQSFAAAFAAVVARHGVMRTTYEERDGIPYQIVQDDMAIPCQFHDLTGRSEQEQWAALAEFAAADTLTPYDLSAGPLFRMNLFALAEQQHMMVLSVYQIAYDGWTAGVFMKDLRTYYEALAKGADLPQLPPALQYVEYADWQNKRLASGELDVQKAYWLQQLAGDVAAPPLPYDFATPPAEHDASSYVHLQLDAALTERLKELSRAQGNTLYLTVMTGLKMWMAMVSGATDITLCAPLSARTHPDLDGLMGLLVNPVVMRTDLTDNPSFAQALERVTQSALGAYANQDYPFDFVLNELRALRGSNVTPYSVVFVGQNAHSGVWELDEKVCVRVYPLEKLLADQQDLFAGVGEDPTVQFDLHMEMIERDGVLTFSTQYHPLRFRAETVEQFLQQLQHVLSQMAADPHLRLSQVQLFESEEIDLDDLF; from the coding sequence ATGAACCATTTGGAGAAGGAACTGACCATTCAGCGAAAGGAGCATCGCGATACCGGCACGCTGTCATCGATCCAGCATCGCATGTGGTTTATCGACCAATTGCAGCCGGGGCATCCGATGTACAACACGTTTCGGGCGATGCGGTTGCAGGGGGAGTTGGATCTGGCGGCGCTTACGCGGAGCTTGGAGGTGATCGTCGAACGTCACGAGATGTTGCGCGCTGCATATCGTTCGGATGACGGGGTGCCGGTGCAGGTGATCGCTTCCGAACTGCAGCCGCAACTGGCGATCCTCGATCTGAGCGCTGTGGCGGAAGCGGAGCGCGAGGCGCAGCTGGAACGGATGGTGACCGAGGTCGCACGCCGGCCGTTCGATCTGCGCGAAGGCCCGGTGTTTACGTTTACGCTGTTCAAGTTGGCAGAACGGGAACATGTGCTGGTGTTCATCATCCATCACATCATCTTCGACGGCTGGTCGTTGGGCGTGTTTTGCAAGGAGCTGTGCGCCCTTTATTCCGCGTTTGCAACCGGGCAGGAGCCGCAACTCGCTGAGCTGCCGATTCAATATCCCGATTATGCGGTGTGGCACAACCAGTTTATGGAGAGTGCTGTCGTGGCGGCACAGCTTGATTTTTGGAAACAGCATCTCGAGGGAGCTCCGCCGTTCCTGAAATTGCCGACCGACCGTCCGCGCCCGGCGGTGCAGACGTTTGACGGGGTGCGCTATTCGCATGTATTGCCGCCCGCGTTGGTGGAACAGTTGAAGTCGTTGCGTCAAGAGGCGGGCGTGACGATGAATACGGCGCTGCTCGCAGCGTACAATGTGCTGCTATACCGCTATTCCGGTCAGCAGGACATCGTGGTCGGCTCACCGGTGGCGGGGCGCAACCAAGAGGAAACGCATGGCTTGATCGGCTGTTTTGTAAACACTGTGGCGCTGCGGACGCAATTGTCGGGCGAGATGTCGTTCCGTGACTTGCTGTCTCATGTCGATCAAAGTGCTCGCGCTTCCTATGCGAACGGAGAGTTGCCGTTTGATAAATTGGTGGAGGAACTGCAGCAGGAGCGCGACCCCAGCTACTCGCCGGTGTTTCAGGTGATGTTCCTCTCGGAGCGCGATTTTACAAAGGGACGGGAGATGCCAGGTCTCAGCCTGACCCAGTATGTGATCGACAACAAGACGGCGAAGACCGACCTGACGCTCTGGATCTCCCAAGAGGATCGCGGATTGGTGGCCAAGTTTGAGTACAACACAGATCTGTTCGACGAACTGACGATTGTGCGGATGGCTCAGCATTTTGAACAGCTGCTGGAGGCTGCAGTCGCCGATCCGGAGCGGTCGATTGCCACGCTGCCCTTGTTAAGCGAAGCGGAGCAGCGGCAGGTGGTGTATGAGTGGAATGAGACGGCGACCGAGGTCCCACCCGTTTGTTTGCACCACTTGTTTGAGGCGCAGGCGGCACGAACGCCTCACCATGTGGCGGCGATCTACGGCGAGGAGACGATGACCTATGCGCAGTTGGAGGCACGGGCGAACCAACTGGCACACCAGCTGCGTGCGCTTGGGGTCGCCCCGGACGTGCCGGTGGGTCTGTGCTTGGAGCGCTCGCTCGACATGGTGGTGGCGCTGATCGGGATTCTCAAAGCGGGCGGCGCGTATTTGCCGCTGGATACGGATGCGCCGACAGCCCGGATGCGCCAAGTGCTGGAAGATGCGCAAGCTCCCGTCTGTGTCGCGCACAGCAGCCTGATGGCGAGATTGCCGGAAGGGGTCGTCTCGTATGTGCTGATGGACCGCGATGCGCATCTGCTCGCGGAGCGGCCGACGACGGCGCCGGTCGTGGCGGTGACGCCTGACCATCTGGTGTCGATCTACTACACATCCGGCTCGACCGGCAAGCCTAAAGGGGTGTCGAGCACGCATCAGGGCTGGGTGAACCGCATGATCTGGATGCAGCGCGCCTATCAGCTGGAAGCGCAGGAGACGGTGCTGCAGAAGACCACGCTGACGTTCGACGATGCGGCGTGCGAGTTTTATTGGCCGCTGATGGTGGGGGCGCGCATCGCGCTGCTGGAACCGGGATTGCACAAAGACCCGCGGGCGATTCTCGATGCGGCGATTCGCTACCAAGCCGCTTTTCTTACGTTTGTGCCGAGCATGCTGGCGCTGTTCGTCGATGCGGTGACGCCGGAGGACCGCGAGAGGTTGCAGTGCCTGCGGCATGTCGGGTCGAGCGGCGAAGCGCTGCGTTCGGACCTGGTGCGCAGTTTCCAAGAGCGGATCGGCTGCAGCCTGCATAACACGTGGGGCGCGACCGAGGTGTCGATCGACTCGACGATTCATACTTGTACGGAAGCAGATGCGTTCGAAGCGGAGATCGTCTCGGTGGGACGGCCGATCGACAACAACCGCTGCTATGTGCTGGACGAGCATCTGCAGCCGGTGCCGCTCGGCGTGGCCGGGGATCTCTATCTGGCCGGCATCGGATTGGCGCGCGATTATCTGAACGATCCGGAGCGCACGCGGGAAGCTTTTCTGCCCGACCCGTTTTTCCCGGGGGAGCGGATGTATAAGACCGGGGATCGCGGTTATTTGCGCAAGGACGGCTGCATCATGTTCCTCGGACGCCGCGATGATCAGGTCAAGGTGCGGGGACAGCGGGTGGAGCTGGCCGAGATCGAAGCGGTGCTGGCGACCCATCCGTCCTTGCAGATCTGTGCTGTGGTCGCGTTTAAACGTCAGGACGGCTATCGTCTCGCCGCTTATTACGTGCTGCGCGACGCCGAGCAGACGACCGCCGAAGCGCTGCGTGCCTATCTGGCTGAGCGTTTGCCCGACTACATGGTGCCGTGGCGCTTCCTCCTGCTGGAGCAGATGCCGACGACGATCAGCGGCAAGATCGACCGCAAGCAATTGCCAGACCCGGGCGATGACCGTCCGGACTTGCAAACCGACTTTATCGAGCCGTCCACAGCTGTGGAGCAGCAGATCGCCGCGGTCTGGCAGGAGATCTTGGGTGTGGACAGGGTCGGTCTGGCCGACAGTTTCTTTCATCTCGGCGGACATTCGCTCCATGCGACGCGCATCATCTCGCGGATCAACCGCGAGTTTCAAACGCGGCTGCCTTTGCGTGTTTTCTTCGAGGAGCCGACGATCGGCGGGCTGGCCCGGCGCGTCGAGCAGGAGCAGAGCAGCGCGGGCAGCCGCAACGAGCAGGGCATCCCGCGCCTGCCGCGGCAAGCGGCGTATGAGCTGTCCAACGCTCAGCAGCGGTTGTGGTTCCAGTATCAATATGACGCGGAACATGCGTATGGCTTTACACTGCCGTACTTGATCGAAGGACCGCTTTGCCGCCAATCGTTCGCCGCAGCGTTTGCCGCGGTGGTGGCGCGGCATGGCGTGATGCGCACAACCTATGAAGAGCGTGACGGCATCCCTTATCAGATCGTGCAGGACGATATGGCGATCCCTTGCCAGTTCCACGATCTGACCGGGCGCAGCGAACAGGAGCAGTGGGCGGCACTGGCAGAGTTTGCAGCGGCCGATACGCTGACTCCGTATGACCTGAGCGCGGGGCCGCTGTTCCGCATGAACCTGTTCGCGCTCGCGGAGCAGCAGCACATGATGGTGCTCAGCGTCTATCAGATCGCCTATGACGGGTGGACGGCCGGCGTGTTCATGAAGGACTTGCGCACCTATTATGAGGCGTTGGCGAAAGGGGCGGATCTGCCGCAACTGCCGCCGGCGCTGCAATATGTCGAGTACGCCGACTGGCAGAACAAACGCCTGGCTTCCGGTGAGCTCGATGTGCAAAAAGCGTACTGGCTGCAGCAGCTCGCAGGCGACGTCGCGGCACCGCCGCTGCCGTATGATTTCGCGACACCGCCTGCTGAACACGATGCCAGCAGCTATGTGCACCTGCAACTCGATGCGGCGCTGACCGAACGTCTGAAGGAACTGTCGCGCGCACAGGGCAACACGTTGTATTTGACGGTGATGACCGGGTTGAAGATGTGGATGGCCATGGTGTCCGGCGCGACGGACATCACGCTCTGCGCCCCTTTGTCGGCGCGCACGCATCCTGATCTCGACGGGCTGATGGGGCTGTTGGTCAACCCGGTGGTGATGCGCACCGATCTGACCGACAATCCGAGTTTTGCGCAGGCGTTGGAACGCGTGACGCAGTCGGCGCTGGGCGCTTATGCGAATCAGGATTATCCGTTTGATTTTGTGCTCAATGAGCTGCGAGCCCTGCGCGGCAGCAATGTCACGCCGTACTCGGTGGTCTTCGTCGGGCAGAACGCACACAGCGGGGTCTGGGAACTGGACGAAAAAGTCTGTGTGCGCGTGTATCCGCTGGAGAAATTGCTGGCCGATCAACAGGATCTGTTTGCCGGCGTGGGCGAGGACCCGACCGTGCAGTTCGATCTGCACATGGAGATGATCGAGCGCGACGGGGTGTTGACCTTCAGCACGCAGTATCATCCGCTGCGCTTCCGGGCGGAGACGGTGGAACAGTTCTTGCAGCAGCTGCAGCATGTGTTGAGCCAGATGGCGGCCGACCCGCATCTGCGCTTGTCGCAAGTGCAATTGTTCGAGTCGGAGGAGATCGATCTCGATGATCTCTTCTAG
- a CDS encoding SGNH/GDSL hydrolase family protein, with product MKKWLYAVGILCMVATLLTGCQTGSKSAAEEKKLIAPTSPEWLYTHGPWKQVNEPEWGDVMKGWMNSTDRPQFGRRASIETDSPFAILKQRPIGGTVTILVDGKPAVEQLMSAKTQEIPIYSGSTGWHKIEVVFSAHSEIDGLYISQDAKVRQPEHNQKKLVVIGHSYIDGTGSSNRGLTSITPVLGDILGVESINQGIGRTDVDVSVPASAKNSGLDRVQTDIIQLKPDYVLSVYGFNARGMTPEQFQADYVTYLKTIQDALPATSVFASGMVSVPSLSKESELTYNAAIKNACASVSNCTFIDLAGKWNEGNYDQYLSNDGVHPNDAGYRFLAEEYAKVMSGVIKK from the coding sequence ATGAAAAAATGGCTGTATGCTGTCGGCATCTTATGCATGGTCGCCACCCTTCTTACCGGATGCCAAACCGGCTCCAAGTCTGCTGCAGAGGAGAAGAAGCTGATCGCACCGACCAGCCCCGAGTGGCTCTATACGCATGGCCCTTGGAAGCAAGTCAACGAGCCGGAATGGGGCGACGTGATGAAGGGCTGGATGAACAGCACCGACCGCCCGCAGTTCGGCAGACGCGCCTCCATCGAAACGGACAGTCCCTTCGCCATCCTCAAACAGCGTCCCATCGGAGGCACCGTCACCATCTTGGTCGACGGCAAGCCGGCAGTCGAACAATTGATGAGCGCAAAGACGCAGGAAATCCCGATCTACAGCGGCAGCACCGGCTGGCACAAGATCGAAGTTGTCTTCTCCGCCCACAGTGAAATCGACGGGCTCTACATCAGCCAAGACGCCAAAGTCAGACAGCCTGAGCACAACCAAAAGAAGCTGGTCGTCATCGGCCACAGCTACATCGACGGCACCGGCTCCAGCAATCGGGGCTTGACCTCGATCACCCCCGTCTTGGGCGACATCCTCGGCGTGGAAAGCATCAACCAGGGCATCGGCCGAACGGATGTCGACGTGTCCGTCCCGGCCAGCGCAAAGAACAGCGGATTGGACCGGGTGCAGACAGATATCATCCAGCTCAAGCCCGACTATGTGCTTTCCGTCTACGGGTTTAACGCTCGGGGGATGACTCCCGAACAATTTCAGGCAGATTACGTCACATATTTGAAAACGATTCAAGATGCCCTGCCCGCGACTTCCGTTTTCGCCAGCGGAATGGTCTCCGTCCCCTCCTTGTCCAAAGAATCGGAGCTCACCTACAATGCCGCGATCAAAAACGCCTGTGCCAGCGTCTCGAATTGCACGTTCATCGATCTGGCAGGCAAATGGAACGAAGGCAATTACGATCAATATCTCTCGAATGACGGCGTTCACCCGAATGACGCGGGCTACCGTTTCTTGGCCGAAGAATATGCGAAAGTGATGTCCGGGGTGATCAAAAAGTAA